TCAACTTCACGGTTAGTGTGTGTTTGCACATGGATTTCAATTCCCATTTTGATTTTTGATTAGCTATTTTCCTTTTAAGAAGCAGGTGTGGGTTGAGTCTCAGAGATTTTGCGTTCAGAGGAATTGTTATGGCTGCAGCTTCAGTTGCTTCCACTATAACTGTCATGCGACCCCCTTCCTCGATGTTACAAGGTGGATGTAACTTAATTAGTGTGATTGGTTCGTTTTTATTTAACTTTATTTGTGATACCCGTGCTTGATATGAGCTAGACTTGGAGAAATTGTTGTTTAAACCGGATGGATATAACTATTGGATGTGGCCAGGTCGGAAGATACATTATGTAGTGGAAGGGGAGGGGTTCCCCATTGTTCCTATTCATGGATTTGGGGCTTCTACATATCAATGGAGGTTACGTTTggtctcttttttttttgtccttTTAGGTCGTGAAAACATTAATCGCAATATATCAATTGATACCCCATAGATGGGTCTAGCCCAGGTGGAAGACTTGGATGGGCCCACTACTCTTGGCTCATCCCTAGCAAGTGGAAAACAAGCCCAccaagggcccaggtattctcctataaataccaggtttgattgTTCAGTTAAgctattcactatattgttttcagcagcgcccttagctactccccccatatatcctcagtctctgacttgagcatcggaggggctacgccaggatctcctggccccctcctaacggtcttatttgtgatttcaggcccagggtaattttgaagcccgtgtctggattagtgacgcttgcgtggatcggaccctaaatttcccgtgagtatcacttggcgccgtctgtgggaatatctgagttgagacgtagagatggtagggaggCGAGGGAGTGGAAGAGCcacctcagcatcatcgcgtcctcggAGGGGACCCGAACCATCTCGCGCTGAGGCGGGACAGGAACAACCGCATCTTGAGACGAGacatgaacaacctcgtcaagaggccagaactgagcagcccatccacgagacgagggtcgagcaaacccgtcccaatgagaatgtgggaaacttgaccctggaacagctgggccaatttatcacccgaacagtggatgaggccatgaagaggaatcaagagtctatgtttgtAGAGGAAAGGCCCATCAGGAGCGggaggaaaatgttgaggtcCATCATAGCAGGGTTGAAGAGACGCAACCCCTCCAGAGTGGGGAGATTAGTGAGATGGGAGAGATGTGGAAAGAGATAAGGAGGTTGAGGGAGCAGGTGGGAAGCAGGGCGCCGGTACCAAAGAGGAAGCCCTTTTTCACTAGCCATCTTGGAGGAAGGGCTTCCTCCGAATTTCCGACAATCAAACGTTGGAGAGTATGACGGACATACAGAccctgaggaacacttggggagatttgagaatgcggctctgttgcaccaatattcggacggagtcaggtgcagggtgtttctgggcacgttggtgaggtcagcccagcaatggtttaataccctgcagcccaactccatacaATCGTTCGAGGATTTCTCTGCAgccttcttgcaccgatttgccagcagcaagaggcaTCAAAAGAACTATTTGAGTTGTTtgtgatgaaacagcaagaggCTGAAACGTTGCGGGAGTTTGTCCAGCGCTTCAACACTGCAGCGCTagaaataccagcggctacccctgacatcatgataagtgcctttacaCAAGGACTAAGGGGAGGAGAGTTTTTTAAGTCgttggtcaagaagcctccgtcgagctatgatgatttgttggctcgagctgagaaatatgtaaacttggaggATGCTCAACGATACAGGAGGATGGAAAAccggcccggaggaagtagGGTGGAGGGAGCCGAGAGAGGTGGAAAGAAGAGGGGTGCAGGGGAAAGAGATGAGGACAGAACCAAAGgtagaagacaattctcatcacatgttccTCTGAATAGGAGTCGGGataaggtgatggaggtgagggagtcgGGGGAGGGGGGAGAAGTCGCAGAGGGTTGAGAGCAGTGCTCGACCTCCGCCACGGGGTAGACAAGAAGGGTCCTCGTCCGGGAGTGAGCTGAGATCTCGCCCGTCTTCTAGGCGGGGtcgaggccctccatggatacaTCCGAGGATCGAAGAGCCGAGGAGAGGGTCGAGGTCAGGATGTCCCTCGGGAGCCCGCTGAACCGAGGAGGAGAACGAATGAGGATAATCACCcgacgagaggaatgattcatatgatctggggggtgctactgatggggATTCCGGGCGAGCGCGGAAGGCGCATGGGAGGAGGTtggagaattttgaaatatcgagGAGTGCGAACTTACCCCATGATCCTGTCATCAGTTTTGGGCCAGAGGATCTCCGAGGCATTGTGGCTcctcataacgatgccttggtggtgacgacCACCGTTGCCAATTACGATGTGGCACGaatctttattgataatggaagctctgtTAATATCCTGTTCAAGAGTACTCTGGATCAGatgaaggtggaaggatttgagtttgagccaaTCTCCACTCCTCTATATGGGTTCGCAGGACATGCCATCCCGCCGCTGGGTCAAATTGTCCTTCCTTTATCTTTGGGCATGAGCCTCGGCGGGTGACCAAGATGACGACATTTACTGTGGTGGACACCCCATCCGCTTACAATGGAATTCTGGGGCGACCAGCCCTAAAGGATTTCAGAGCTGTAGCGTCCACGTATCATCAGAAGTTGAAGTTTCCTGTGGGGAGGGAGGTTGGAGTCTTATGTGGGGACCAGAAAGTCGCTCGTCGGTGTTATGAGGGGATAGTGAAAGAAGAGGGGAAGAGGGCACGTGTGGAGGTCAATATGATTAGAAGGGGGCGAAGCGGGTTGCCCGTGGTAAGGAGAGAGGTTCATGAGGTGATGGATGAGAAGCCGGAGATCGTGACATTGGGGCCTGACAAGAAAACTCTAAGAATAGCCCCTGACCTTGACCCAGAGGTAAGGGAAAAACTTATTACTTGTTTACAAGCTAATCTCAACAGGTTCGCTTGGTCAGCCCAAGAGCTCACAGGGACGAGTCCAGATGTAGCAGAACATCGGTTAAACATCTTGCCGAATTCTCGTCCCGTGAAGCAGAAGAAAAGACACTTCGGGCCCGAGAAAGATATAGTTATAAAAAAGGAGGTGGGAGAGTTGCTCAGTGCTGGGCACATTCGAGAGGTACAATTTCCTACTTGGCTCTCGAATGTCGTTCTTGTTCCGAAAAGTTCGGGAAAATGGAGGATGTGTGTGGACTTCAGAGATCTCAACAAGGCATGTCCTAAAGATTGTTATCCCTTGCCGCGGATAGATCAGTTGGTGGACTCCACAGCCGGACACCAGTATTTGTGCATGCTGGACGCTTATCAGGGGTACCATCAAATCCCCTTGGCCGTGGAGGATCAAGATAAAGTAAGTTTCATCACCTCTGAAGGAACTTTCTGTTACGTGGTCATGCCCTTCGGACTAAAAAATGCCGGAGCCACGTATCAGCGGTTGATGGATAAAGTCTTTTCTAAGCAGGTGGGGAGGAATGTGGAAgtgtatgtggatgacatcatgGTAAAGTCTAAGGATTCAGCCCTGCTCATACCTGACTTAGTGGAGACCTTTTCCACCCTCAGGTCCTATGGGCTGAAGTTGAACCCTCAGAAGTGTATATTTGGGGTGAAGAGTGGGAAGTTTCTGGGTTATATGGTGACGGAGAGGGGAATTGAGGCTAACCCTGAGAAAGTTCAAGCTATCCAAAATATGGTCTCTCCTCAGGGGCCCAAAGATGTTCAGCAGTTGGCAGGGAGGATTGCTGCGCTGGCACGTTTTATCTCGAGATCCGCCCATAGAAGTTTACCTTTTTCCGGACCCTGCGAAAGGCGAAAAAATTTGAGTGGGGGCCGGATTGCGAGAAGGCTTTCACAGAACTGAAGGAGTACCTTGCCGAGCTTCCTGTTCTAGCCAAACCGCAGCGGGGGAGCCTTTGTGGGTATATTTATCTGCCACTGAAGGGGCCGTGAGTTCGGTCCTTGTCAAGCTTGATGGATCAGTTCAACAGCCGGTGTACTATGTTTCGCATGCACTCAAGGGGGCAGAGATCCGATACTCGGGGTTGGAAAAGTTGGCTTTGGCGTTGGTAATGACAGCCAGACGCTTGAGGCCTTACTTCTTATCTCATCCGATTGTGGTGCTCACTAACAGTCCATTAGGCAGAATTCTCACTCATTCTGATATGTCCGGCCGCCTGGTTAAGTGGACTACGGAGTTGGGAGAATATGACATCCAGTATGAGCCGAGAACAGCTATTAAAGCACAAGCGTTAGCCGATTTTCTGGCTGAGACTGTACATCAGGAGAATGAGGACCCTTGGAAGGTGTATGTGGATGGTTCCTCGTCGAAGGACGGAAGTGGGGTGGGAGTagtactgatttcaccagctggGGAAGAAGTGAAGTTGGCTGTAAGGTTGGACTTTCGAGCATCCAATAATGAGgcagagtatgaggctgtgtTGGCAGGACTTCGAGCAGCCATAAATGTGGGAGCTACCCGGGTACTTATTTTTTCTGACTCACAGTTGGTAGCGCAACAGATGAAGGGGATGTatgatgtgaaagatgagaagcttATTGAGTATGCTCGAGAAGTGAACAGAATCAGAGAGAAATTCACAGAGATTACATTTGAACAGATTCccaggaaagaaaatgaaaaggcaGACACTCTAGCCAAAATGGCTGGAACGATGGGAAGTTGGAAGAATAGAGATGTGGTATTTCAAATCGAACTCACACCTCACACGAGTTCACCTGCAGTTGAGCAAGAAGAAGAGGATTGGAGGACTGACATAATTGATTACCTGAAAGAGGGAAAGCTTCCTGATAACCCTCGCGAAGCTCGTAAGTTGAAGATAAAATGTTCACGCTATGTAATGGTTGGGGACGTGTTGTTTAGAACGTCTTTGCAGGGCCACTTCTTCGGTGCTTAAGTTACAAAGAGGCTGATTATGTGCTCCGAGAAGTTCACGAGGGGTGTTGTGGAAATCATTTAGGGGCTTATGCATTAGCAAAAAAGTACTGCGCCGGTTATTCTTGGCCCTCAGTGCTGCATGATGCTCAAGAGTTGGTAATGTCTTGTGATAGTTGTCAACGTCATGCGCGGTTGAATCACCGGCCGGCCGCGATGATGAAGGCTGTCACGGCCGCCTGTCCCTTTGACCAGTGGGGAATGGATATCGTGGGACCTTTTCCTATAGCTCCTGCTCAGAAAAAATTCCTACTGGTAGCAGTTGATTATTTTTCAAAGTGGGTGGAAGCAGAGCCTTTGGCCAGAATCACTGAGAACGACGTCCTGAAATTCTTGTGGAAGAGTATAGTATGCAGGTACGGGGTACCTAGGAGGCTGATATCCGATAATGGGAGACAGTTCCAAGGGGCCAAAATCGAAGCTTGGTGTAAAGAGATGAAGATCCAACAAGTCTTTACCTCTGTAGCTTACCCGCAGAGTAATGGCCAGGTGGAGGTGACTAATCGGACGCTGGTACAGGGTTGAAAGTTCGACTGGGCAAGGCCAAAGGCAATTGGGTGGATGAGCTACCAAGTGTCTTATGGGCATACCGAACCACTCCGAGAGAGGGAACCAAAGAAACTCCTTTCAGTTTGGTCTACGGTAATGAAGCAGTGCTCCCGGCTGAGATCGGGTTGGAATCGGCAAGGGTGATGTTTTATGACGAGGACAATGGGGCGAGACGCGCTACTGACCTTGATCTTTTGGAAGGAAAGAGGGAGGCTGCCAGCATTCAATTGGAAGCTTATAAGAACCGCATTGCACAGTTATAATCGGAGAGTCGTGCAAAAAAACTTTCAGGTGGGTGATTTGGTCCTGAGGAAGGTGCCAGAAGAGCAGGGGGAAAATTGGACCCAAAGTGGGAGGGTCCCTTCAAGGTGGTCGAGAGGTTGAGCTCTGGAGCCTATTACTTAGAGAATGCGCAAGGCAAAGCTTTGAAGAGGCCTTGGAATGCTTATCACCTTAGGAAGTATTATTCTTGATTCTGTCATTGATGTTTTTATTTCCTGAATTTTCTTGTGTAATCCATcggaattcaataaaatcaagttcttccttttatttcatgaatgtTGTGTAGTGAGAGTgataacatgattttattttcctactaaggcatcgctaGTAGAGGAGCAcgtgaaaaattttattttcctactaaggcatcgcctagtagaggagcagagtgaggaagaaaaatttctattttcctactaaggcatcgcctagtagaggagaggGTGGGGTGGTacatttctattttcctgctaaggtatgcctagcagaggagttagagggtgatggtgttttattttcctgctaagtgtcacctagcagaggagttagagggtgatggtgttgatttctattttcctgctaaggtgtcacctagcagaggagttagagggtggaggtggtgatttctattttcctgctaaggtgtcacctagcagaggagttagagggtgatggtgttgatttctattttcctgctaaggcatcgctaGTAGAGgatagagggtgatggtgtgttctattttcctgctaaggcatcgcctagtagaggagtagagggtgatggttgattttattttcctgctaaggtgtcacctagcagaggagttagagggtgatgtgttgatttctattttcctgctaaggcatcgcctagtagaggagtagagggtgatggtgttgattttattttcctgctaaggcatcgctagcagaggagttagagggtgatggtgttgatttctattttcctgctaaggtgtcacctagcagaggagttagagggtgatggatggtgatttctattttcctgctaaggtgtcacctagcagaggagttagagggagatggttgatttctattttctgctaaggtgtcacctagcagaggagttagagggtgatggtgttgattttattttcctgctaaggcatgcctagcagaggagttagagggtggagatggtgaatttctattttcctgtcaccgagcagaggagttagaggggagatgtgattttattttcctgctaaggtatgatctagcagaggagttagagggtgatgattTTATTTGCCCTAACAGGTTAATAGTATCAGAGACAAACTCGTGAGAAGCAGTAAATTCAAATGCAAAATACTCAAGGTTGCATAAATAAAACGAGTTCGTACATGTCAAAAGTGCGCAAAAGGAAATAACCAAATGTAAACGTCCCAAAAGTCGCATAATCCTATGGAAAATAAAACAATGcagaaaataacataaataaagggGCTCAATCTAGGAATCGGGGGGAGACTCGATATGAAGCCCTCGAAGTCGATAAAGTCAGTAGGGGCGCCTGGCGGAGGATAGCCCTCAGCATGGAAAAGGCCGACTGCACCCTCGAAACCCACCCCCAGGTAGTGAAAAGCTTTCGGGCCACAGATCTCGACAAATTCTTCGGATTTGAGAAATTCTTTTGAAGGAGGAGGCTTCTGCAACATGTCGTGCCTTGGCGTCTTAAAGATCAGCCTGTGAGTTCTTTAATTCTTTCTTCAGCTTCTTGATCTCTTTAGCTTGATCCTCTATCAGCCGCTGAGACTCCTGCTTCTGTTTTGAGAGCTCGCCGCACTGGATCTGGGACTCCGACAATTGAGCTTGGACTCCGACAATTGAGCTTGGGACTCCGAAAGCTCCTCGGCATGCGACACTTTCATCTCATCAATAGTAGCCTGGAGATGTTCGCGGAGAGCCTGAACCTCGCGTAATTCTTGACAAGAGTCAGATCGAGCGACGTGAGCGCGCTCAGCCAACTCCCCGACGTACATCATGCCCTGCATAAGTAGACAAGGGTGAAAAGACGATAAGAAGATCAAATGTATATTAAACATCAATCTAAAGGTTATAAGGAGAAGTATACCTCGATGACACTGCTGCATGTCCGGCGGAGGAGGTCTGACCACCCCAGTGAACCCATGAACGCTGCATCGGCGTGGAAGGAAGCTACATTATCTTCTGATTCAGAGGAGTAGGACCCCGCCCCACGATGGCCGAATCCGAAGTGTATAGAGGATGCACCGCCGATGCGAGGGGAGGCCCCTCATCGGGCTCGGACCCCTCTGGAGAAGAGACCGATGCGACAGAAATCCAGAAATCTTGCGCTTGCCATGCTGAGGGGCTGACGGGCTAAGATCAGTGGATGCATTTTGCTTACCAGACGGAGGAGGGGACTTGGCGCGAGGAGGTGGCGAGGAGGCTCGCTCTGAGGGGAGGAGGAGGAGCCTGCTTTCTTCTTCGCAGCAGTAGGGGAGCTAGGGGAGCTAGCAGGCTTTTCGCGGTAGTAGAACAAGAAcctgttttctttttctcagcagcagaacaatctCCCTTTGGGCCCATCGTGACTGGGGGTAATGGATTTCTGGGAAGCTGATGAAGAACCCCCGGCCTTTGTCTTGGAAAGTTCACGGAGAAATAGGGCATTCATGACTCTAGTACCTGCAAGCAGAGACAAGGAACCAAATGAGAATGTTATCAagtaacataataaataaaagaaaaacaagaagtATGGACAGATGAGAATATCTACCAGCATTCTCCTTCAGCTTAATTTTAGCGGGACTTAACCCGGCATGACATAGGAGATCCTCAGATAGAAGTTTGGGAATGTTAAAGCATCGATCTCCTAGTACACTCATTATCTGCAGGTACTCCTCATCTTTCTTATAACTCTTGGAAAGTTTGGGTTTAGTGAAGACAGGGTACCAATCGGTAAAGCAAGTCAATTCTTTGGGTGGCTgtacaaagaaaatattttttccagtCCTTCACATGACTGGGGGCCCCATCGAACAGTTTGTGGCTAGACCGGGAGGTTACATAGAAAGGTCCATCTTTTGACCTGGACAAAACTAAGAAGTAGGAAAAAGTGGTGCAATTCAAAGGGAGGCCTAAAGCTCTGAATAACACAGCGAAACAGCTTATCAAACGGAAGGCATTAGGGTGAGTAAACCTAAGTGCACCTATAGTACTTGCTTAATTCTTGAAAGAAATCACACAGGGGGAAACGAAGGCCGGCATCAAAATGATGCTGAAAAAAGGTATAATAGCCCTTGGGGGCTAGATAAGGTCGGTCCTTTGGGCCAGGAATGATGATCTGGTGGGAGGAAGGAATGTGCCACAGAGTCCTAATTTTCGACTCACTACCAGGAGGAATGTAGGATGACAAGTGACCATACCATAAGTTATCTGCCTCAGATATGTTCATTTGTTGGGTCACGTGACGAACTTCCTTACCCGGACGACTATGAGCGGTGACTTCCTCCTCAGGATAGGGTAAAATCAGGATCAGCTAAGGAAGTCCTACCCTGGCTAGACTCGCTGGACCTGCTAGACCTGCTAGACTTGCTGGACTCGCTGGACTCACTAAACCTCTCAGAACCACTCGAAGAACTAGACTCGGAATCGGAATCGGAAGAAGACATAAGTGCTAAGGATAATCAAACAGGAAGAGGAGGGAACTGACCCGGATGAGGCAGGGGAAAATACTCAAAGCAATAGAATCGCAAGGATGGCCGAGCGAGGTGCGTTACGGCACGTGAGGGCTGGCGCGCAAGGGCGACGGGCGAGCTGGTGCTCGGGTGATGGGCGAATGTATGAcgctcgggcgagcgtggcagGCGTGGGCGAGCACGCGGCGGAGGGCGAGGGTGAGCGTGGCGCTGTCGCTGGGCGAGCGTGTGCTGGCGAGCATGCGCGCTGGGCGCTCGGCGAAGGCGATGCGCGGCGGGGGCGCGATGGTGAGGCGTGCTGAGGGCTCGGGCGAGCAGGCGTTGGGCGAGCTGGGGGCGCCGGGCGAGCGTGGGCGATCGGGCTGTGGgggcgctcgggcgagcgtggGCGATCGAGCGAACGTGGGTGCTCGGACGCTCGGGCGAACGTGGCGGTGTACGGGCGAGCGTCGGTGCTCGGGTGCTCAGACGCGGGGGCGGGCGTGGCGATGCGCGGGCGAGCGTAGGGATGCTCGGGCGAGCGTGGATGCTTGGACGCTCGGGCGAGCAGGCGTTCGGCGAGCTGGGGGCGGGGCGAGCGTGGGCGATCGGGCTGTGGgggcgctcgggcgagcgtggGCGATCGGGCGACCGTGGGTGCTCGGACGTTGGGGCGAACGTGGCGGTGTACGGGCGAGCTTCGGTGCTCGGGTGCTCAGACGCGGGGGCTGGCGTGGCGATGCGCGGGCGAGCGTAGGGATGCTCGGGCGAGCGTGGATGCTTGGACGCTCGGGCGAGCAGGCGTTGGGCGAGCTGGGGGCGCTGGGCGAGCGTGGGCGATCGGGCTGTGCGGgggcgctcgggcgagcgtggGCGATGGGCGACCGTGGGTGCTCGGACGTTGGGGCGAATGTGGGGTGTACGGGCGAGCGTCGGTGCTCGGGTGCTCAAACGCGGGGGCGGGCGTGGCGATGCTCGGGCGAGCGTGGATGCTTGGacgctgggcgagcgtggcggtGCGCGGGCGAGCACAGGGATGCTCAGGTACTCGGACGCTGGGCGTGGCGTGACGTGGCGCGCTTGGGCGAGCAGACCCGCAGGGGCAGGGCGAGCTCGCGTTGGGGCAGCGCGTAGATGGTGAGGGCTGGCTTGGCGAGGCGCGCAAGCGAGGCAATGGCTTGCGGCTCGACGAGGACAGCGTGGCGAGCGGTGTGTGTGTGGGGCGCGAGCCGGTGTGGGTGCGAGGGCAGAGAAAATTTTCAGGGAGAAGTGAGGATTGGAGTGCGGAAGGAGCCTATATTTATAGGGGGAGCACAAATCTTACCAAGattgtgatttgatttgatatcttttccttacaggtcgatccccgtaattttcgcagcggCAAGCATCGTTCGTTAACGACaaacgaaataaatttttctgtTACGGTACGTCCTCGTCGCAGATAAACCAAGGACAACACaactaatcgaactttgaagctacgattcagttcgactcgggagggggagactgttGATACCCCATAGATGGGTCTAGCCCAGGTGGAAGACTTGGATGGGCCCACTACTGTTGTGGCTCATCCCTAGCCCAAGTGGAAAACAAGCCCAccaagggcccaggtattctcctataaataccaggtttgattgTTCAGTTAAGCTATTCACTAtatgttttcagcagcgcccttgctgctccccccatatatcctcagtctctgacttgagcgtcggaggggctacgccaggatactctcctggccccctcctaacggtcttttttgtgatttcaggcccagggtaattttgaagcccgtgtctggattagtgacacttgcgtggatcggacccaaaatttcccgtgagtatcatcAATGTTCTCCCCCTTTATTTAACTTCGTAATACATCTATAATACATCTAGAGAAACAATCGAAATCTCACATGCGTTAGCTAATTTTGCCTTGTGCAACAGTAACTTATGTGCTCTTCATGTTATCTACAGAAAcaaaaatgatttaaataatAACAACCTTCTTTGTGATTTGAAGGTTCTGAACGCAAATGGATTCTAGCTTCTAATATGGTGCCGTGCCATATTGATGTTGGTACACAGTTTAACAATTGCTCCTATCAAATTAGgaaaattgtttattttcttcttaatctttttttcttttggtaCAACATACCTGAATAGGCAAAAAAATCATAAGGTCTATGCACTAGATTGCTAGGATTCGGGTGGAGCGAGAAGGCAATTATTGATTATGATGCTTTGGTATGGAGAGAGACCGGGTGGTGGATTTCTTAAAGGAGGTAGTAAGAGAACCTGCTGTATTAGTTGGGAACAGGCAAGTGTGTGCTCCTTTTTCTTCTTGCTGCTTTTAATGGCTGTACGAAGGATGTTGTCGATGCATTTCATTCGGGAGAATCGTTGAGGTTAATCCAACATTATTTAATTTGAGGTATATGCTGTTTTCTACCTATATAGATTGAATATTATTTGAA
The genomic region above belongs to Primulina tabacum isolate GXHZ01 unplaced genomic scaffold, ASM2559414v2 Contig744, whole genome shotgun sequence and contains:
- the LOC142534948 gene encoding uncharacterized protein LOC142534948 isoform X1, producing the protein MSAYMHAPNALGLPVFGRENIFLHASTSRCGLSLRDFAFRGIVMAAASVASTITVMRPPSSMLQGGYLEKLLFKPDGYNYWMWPGRKIHYVVEGEGFPIVPIHGFGASTYQWRNKNDLNNNNLLCDLKVLNANGF
- the LOC142534948 gene encoding uncharacterized protein LOC142534948 isoform X2, yielding MSAYMHAPNALGLPVFGRENIFLHASTSRCGLSLRDFAFRGIVMAAASVASTITVMRPPSSMLQDLEKLLFKPDGYNYWMWPGRKIHYVVEGEGFPIVPIHGFGASTYQWRNKNDLNNNNLLCDLKVLNANGF